One Falsarthrobacter nasiphocae DNA segment encodes these proteins:
- the thiM gene encoding hydroxyethylthiazole kinase → MASPQPPNGASAVSAHPAEAAQTGPASQTGPASQPGPASQPGHPSQPGPIDAAGALTALRQRHPLVQCITNAVVTNYTANVLLALGASPAMCDIPGEAGGFAAMADGVLVNLGTPTREQREAALEAAQQETPWVLDPVAVGALPVRTALAFELLEACPAIIRGNASEILVMAGEGEGGRGVDATAESADALEAARALAKRRGLVVAVSGETDFITDGTRLITVTGGSELLTRMTGGGCSLGAVMAAFAGVTGPLEAASAASALYAVASERAAAASEGPGSFAMRFIDELARVTPEDLNNRITEVTA, encoded by the coding sequence ATGGCTTCACCACAGCCTCCCAACGGCGCGAGCGCTGTCTCCGCCCACCCCGCAGAGGCCGCCCAGACCGGTCCGGCCTCCCAGACCGGTCCGGCCTCCCAGCCCGGTCCGGCCTCCCAGCCCGGCCACCCCTCCCAGCCCGGCCCGATCGACGCGGCTGGAGCCCTGACCGCGCTGCGCCAGCGCCACCCGCTCGTGCAGTGCATCACGAACGCCGTGGTCACGAACTACACGGCCAACGTCCTCCTCGCCCTCGGAGCCTCGCCAGCCATGTGCGACATCCCCGGTGAGGCGGGCGGGTTCGCGGCCATGGCTGACGGCGTCCTCGTCAACCTCGGCACACCGACCCGCGAGCAGCGGGAGGCAGCCCTCGAAGCAGCCCAGCAGGAGACGCCTTGGGTGCTCGACCCGGTGGCGGTCGGCGCGCTCCCAGTCCGCACGGCCCTCGCCTTCGAGCTGCTCGAGGCCTGCCCGGCCATCATCCGCGGCAACGCTTCCGAGATCCTCGTCATGGCGGGGGAGGGAGAGGGCGGGCGCGGTGTCGACGCCACGGCGGAGTCGGCGGACGCCCTGGAGGCCGCGAGGGCGCTGGCCAAGCGCCGCGGCCTCGTCGTCGCCGTCTCTGGGGAGACTGACTTCATCACCGATGGGACGCGCCTCATCACGGTGACCGGCGGAAGCGAGCTGCTGACGCGCATGACAGGCGGAGGCTGCTCGCTCGGCGCCGTCATGGCCGCGTTCGCGGGGGTCACGGGCCCCCTCGAGGCGGCGTCGGCTGCCTCGGCGCTCTATGCCGTGGCGTCGGAGCGGGCGGCGGCAGCGAGCGAGGGGCCGGGCTCGTTCGCGATGCGGTTCATCGACGAGCTCGCCCGCGTGACCCCGGAGGACCTGAACAACCGCATCACGGAGGTGACGGCATGA
- a CDS encoding M48 metallopeptidase family protein, protein MTPGSFEERVEVRTLAGPREVLVRRSARRVKTVSARWEGEELVILAPARRSRGEGEVFRDLVERLVARRESRSEDDDGLAERARRLIDAHFPGLEPPASVRWVTNQRTRWGSASVQARTIRLSHILAGMPGWVVDAVLVHELAHLIEPNHGPAFRALCRRYPRTDEARVYLSGVEYGLRAGAGGAAD, encoded by the coding sequence GTGACGCCGGGCTCGTTCGAGGAGCGGGTTGAGGTCCGGACGCTGGCCGGGCCGCGGGAGGTCTTGGTCCGCCGCTCTGCCCGCCGGGTCAAGACGGTGAGTGCGCGCTGGGAGGGCGAGGAGCTTGTCATTCTCGCCCCGGCCCGCCGCTCCCGGGGGGAGGGGGAGGTCTTCCGGGACCTGGTGGAGCGGCTCGTGGCGCGCCGTGAGTCGCGGTCAGAGGACGACGACGGCCTGGCGGAACGCGCCCGCCGCCTCATCGACGCCCATTTTCCGGGGTTGGAGCCGCCAGCGTCCGTGCGCTGGGTGACGAATCAGCGGACCCGCTGGGGCTCGGCCTCGGTCCAGGCGCGCACGATCCGTCTCTCTCACATCCTCGCGGGCATGCCGGGGTGGGTCGTGGATGCCGTCCTGGTGCACGAGCTGGCGCACCTCATTGAGCCGAACCACGGCCCGGCCTTCCGCGCCCTGTGCCGCCGGTATCCGCGCACGGACGAGGCGCGCGTCTATCTCAGCGGGGTCGAGTACGGCCTGCGCGCGGGCGCGGGAGGGGCCGCCGACTAG
- a CDS encoding zinc-dependent metalloprotease produces MASTPENWDAADPSGGDSPSFEEIARALQGIMSGQGDADPEVLRSLGLPTDPAVLRGMMQQAQSMFTSAADPESSWAQARETARSLAAGTGGAEAAASDAERSGVDQAFRLASLWLDETTAFESLPVQPRVYTRTQWVEASFGTFREMTAPIAASVSAAMKSAFETQAPPEMAAMISGASAMLDGVGQSLFALQLGQAVGTLAGSVLSTGDVGVPLVKGSLGLVPRNVAAFAEGFDLSADEINIYLALREEAHARLFHRAPWLRAHVLRAVADFAAGIEIDPSRMEEVARQIDPSAPGSFEEALGEGLFQPATTPAQAEALTRLETLLALIEGWVDVVVNASAARLPSAAMLAETIRRRRVTQGPTEQAFAGLVGLELRPRRLRDAAALFHFIEAEGGSEARDAVWAHPDLLPSPADLDDPAGYTSRQRERAAADADVDAELEKLLSGGYDTAPDGQDGPGGRGGDDAPGGSAGPRGDEESPGSGEKPAEDGPRP; encoded by the coding sequence ATGGCCAGCACACCCGAGAACTGGGACGCCGCGGACCCCTCAGGCGGGGACTCGCCGTCCTTCGAGGAGATCGCGCGCGCCCTTCAGGGGATCATGAGCGGCCAGGGGGACGCGGACCCGGAGGTGCTGCGCTCCCTGGGGCTCCCCACGGACCCCGCCGTCCTCAGGGGCATGATGCAGCAGGCCCAGTCCATGTTCACATCGGCCGCCGACCCGGAGTCCTCATGGGCGCAGGCACGCGAGACGGCCCGCTCCCTCGCCGCCGGCACCGGGGGCGCCGAGGCCGCGGCGAGCGACGCCGAGCGGTCCGGCGTCGACCAGGCATTCAGGCTCGCGAGCCTCTGGCTCGACGAGACGACAGCGTTCGAGTCCCTCCCCGTCCAGCCGCGCGTCTACACGAGGACGCAGTGGGTCGAGGCGTCCTTCGGCACGTTCCGCGAGATGACCGCGCCCATCGCCGCGTCCGTGTCCGCTGCCATGAAGTCCGCCTTCGAGACGCAGGCGCCGCCGGAGATGGCCGCGATGATCAGCGGGGCGAGCGCCATGCTCGACGGCGTGGGCCAGTCCCTCTTCGCCCTCCAGCTCGGCCAGGCCGTGGGCACCCTCGCGGGCTCCGTGCTCTCCACCGGAGACGTGGGCGTGCCCCTCGTCAAGGGCTCCCTGGGGCTCGTGCCTCGGAACGTCGCCGCGTTCGCGGAGGGCTTCGACCTCAGCGCCGACGAGATCAACATCTACCTCGCCCTCCGCGAGGAAGCCCACGCCCGCCTCTTCCACCGCGCCCCCTGGCTGCGCGCGCACGTCCTCCGGGCTGTGGCCGACTTCGCCGCCGGCATCGAGATCGACCCGAGCCGCATGGAAGAGGTCGCCCGGCAGATCGACCCGTCCGCCCCCGGCTCCTTCGAGGAGGCCCTGGGCGAGGGGCTCTTCCAGCCGGCCACCACCCCCGCGCAGGCGGAGGCCCTGACCCGCCTCGAGACGCTCCTCGCGCTCATCGAGGGCTGGGTGGACGTCGTCGTCAACGCCTCGGCGGCCCGCCTGCCGTCCGCCGCCATGCTCGCCGAGACCATCCGCCGCCGCCGCGTCACCCAAGGGCCCACGGAGCAGGCCTTCGCGGGCCTCGTCGGCCTCGAGCTGCGCCCGCGCCGCCTCCGGGACGCCGCGGCGCTCTTCCACTTCATCGAGGCCGAGGGCGGCAGCGAGGCCCGCGACGCCGTCTGGGCCCACCCCGACCTCCTGCCCTCCCCCGCGGACCTCGACGACCCCGCCGGCTACACCTCGCGGCAGCGCGAGCGGGCGGCGGCGGACGCGGACGTCGACGCGGAGCTGGAGAAGCTCCTCTCCGGCGGGTATGACACCGCGCCTGACGGCCAGGACGGCCCTGGCGGGCGTGGGGGCGACGACGCGCCTGGCGGCTCCGCTGGCCCGCGCGGGGACGAGGAGTCGCCCGGCAGCGGTGAGAAGCCCGCCGAGGACGGGCCCCGCCCCTAG
- a CDS encoding UPF0182 family membrane protein, translating to MRLVSLLVAVLLGARLLLEMYTDVLWYNQLGYGGVFWRNAGFSALGFAAAFLIVAVPLHLVLRRRLALEPSRFASEAVRQYHRLLGPYRRAFLWAVPAFAGFVAGLAGAQNWQAFALLFTAESFGAADPIYGHDVSFYVMVLPALTFLATLALASSLLVLAALVYFAWMSGHIAARPEGLFVARGTRRAVLAAGAVTLVLVGVRVWLGRYGVLHEANGAWAGALFTDANVRMPSMAILAAACVVVALVFLVSARMRRSSLPTVGLAALALTGLVAGVLVPWGVQQYVVTPSAQSRENPFIKHNIDATRAAYGLDKVEVRQYDATTKASAEALGKDAASLNNVRLLDPNVVSNAFAQLQQYRPYYQFPAQLNVDRYALDGKTQDTVIAVRELNVDGTPDSWVNRHLVYTHGYGVVAAYGSKVSSDGKPEFMQSGIPTSGKLGEYEPRIYFGQKSPDYSIVGAPEGSAPQEIDRPQNTDASAEESRTSFSGNGGPRLDNPVNRLAYALKFGSTNILLSNGVHKESQILYKRDPRERVAAAAPFLTVDDNAYPAVVDGRVQWIVDAYTVSDKYPYSTPTELSSATTDTNTSAGRREALPAKKANYMRNSVKATVDAYDGTVRLYSWDEDPILRAWKRIYPGVIRDRSEMSGGLLSHVRYPQDQFKVQREMLGRYHVTDANRLFNNDDAWVVPNDPTSSAKALQPPYYMSLKMPGESAASFALTTPFISSNLRSGQQRDVMYGFLSANGEAGSTQGKVAEGYGRLTLLELPRDTVVPGPGQAQTRFTSNPTVSKELNLLSSGASQVINGNLLSLPAGDGILYVQPVYVQAKEGIKMPTLRRVLVNFGEEVGFAPTLDEALDQIFKGYAAKSGTGSTSTPADKDTTKPNASKPASDELRQALSSASEAMKRGQDALAKGDFAAYGTAQEDLKKALAAAIAAEEKAANTK from the coding sequence GTGCGGCTCGTGAGCCTGCTCGTGGCGGTGCTGCTGGGAGCGCGGCTCCTTCTCGAGATGTACACGGACGTCCTCTGGTACAACCAGCTTGGCTACGGCGGCGTCTTCTGGCGGAACGCCGGATTCTCTGCGCTGGGGTTCGCGGCGGCCTTCCTCATCGTCGCCGTCCCGCTCCACCTTGTCCTGCGCCGCCGCCTTGCGCTTGAGCCGTCGCGGTTCGCGAGCGAGGCCGTCCGCCAGTACCACCGCCTCTTGGGCCCGTACCGGCGCGCGTTCCTCTGGGCAGTGCCAGCCTTCGCTGGCTTCGTGGCCGGGCTGGCCGGCGCCCAGAACTGGCAGGCGTTCGCTCTCCTCTTCACGGCGGAGAGCTTCGGGGCCGCGGACCCGATCTACGGCCACGACGTCTCGTTCTACGTCATGGTGCTGCCGGCCCTGACGTTCCTCGCCACGCTCGCGCTTGCTTCCTCGCTCCTCGTCCTTGCGGCGCTCGTGTACTTCGCCTGGATGTCCGGGCACATCGCGGCCCGGCCCGAGGGCCTGTTCGTGGCCCGGGGAACGCGGCGCGCGGTCCTCGCGGCCGGGGCGGTGACTCTTGTGCTCGTGGGCGTGAGGGTCTGGCTGGGGCGGTACGGCGTGCTGCACGAGGCCAACGGGGCCTGGGCTGGCGCGCTCTTCACGGACGCCAACGTCCGGATGCCGAGCATGGCCATCCTCGCGGCGGCCTGCGTCGTCGTCGCCCTTGTCTTCCTCGTCTCGGCGCGGATGCGCCGCTCCTCCCTGCCCACAGTGGGGCTCGCAGCCCTCGCGCTGACAGGACTCGTGGCGGGCGTGCTCGTGCCGTGGGGCGTCCAGCAGTATGTGGTGACGCCGAGCGCGCAGTCGAGGGAGAACCCGTTCATCAAGCACAACATTGACGCGACCCGCGCCGCGTACGGCCTCGACAAGGTGGAGGTCAGGCAGTACGACGCCACGACCAAGGCCAGCGCTGAGGCCCTCGGCAAGGACGCGGCCTCGCTCAACAACGTGCGCCTCCTGGACCCCAACGTGGTCTCGAATGCCTTCGCCCAGCTGCAGCAGTACCGCCCGTACTACCAGTTCCCCGCGCAGCTCAACGTGGATCGCTACGCCCTGGACGGCAAGACGCAGGACACTGTCATCGCGGTGCGAGAGCTCAACGTCGACGGCACCCCGGACTCATGGGTCAACCGGCACCTCGTCTACACGCACGGCTACGGCGTTGTCGCCGCGTACGGCTCGAAGGTCTCTTCTGACGGCAAGCCAGAGTTCATGCAGTCCGGCATCCCCACGTCCGGCAAGCTCGGGGAGTACGAGCCCCGCATCTACTTCGGGCAGAAGTCACCGGACTACTCGATCGTCGGAGCGCCGGAGGGCTCGGCCCCCCAGGAGATCGACCGCCCCCAGAACACGGACGCCTCCGCGGAGGAGTCCCGCACGAGCTTCAGCGGCAACGGCGGCCCCCGCCTGGACAACCCCGTCAACCGGCTCGCGTACGCGCTGAAGTTCGGGTCCACGAACATTCTGCTCTCCAACGGGGTCCACAAGGAGTCCCAGATCCTCTACAAGCGGGACCCGCGCGAGCGCGTCGCCGCGGCCGCACCGTTCCTCACGGTGGACGACAACGCCTATCCGGCCGTCGTCGACGGGCGCGTCCAGTGGATCGTCGACGCTTACACGGTCTCTGACAAGTACCCGTACTCCACGCCGACGGAGCTCAGCTCCGCGACGACCGACACGAACACGAGCGCCGGGCGCCGCGAGGCCCTGCCCGCCAAGAAGGCCAACTACATGCGCAACTCCGTCAAGGCGACGGTCGACGCCTACGACGGCACGGTGCGCCTGTACTCCTGGGACGAGGACCCGATCCTGCGCGCCTGGAAGAGGATCTACCCGGGCGTGATCCGGGACCGCTCCGAGATGAGCGGCGGCCTCCTGTCTCACGTCCGCTATCCGCAGGACCAGTTCAAGGTCCAGCGTGAAATGCTCGGCCGCTATCACGTCACGGACGCCAATCGTCTCTTCAACAACGACGACGCCTGGGTTGTGCCGAACGACCCGACCTCGTCGGCGAAGGCCCTCCAGCCGCCTTACTACATGAGCTTGAAGATGCCGGGCGAGTCGGCGGCGTCCTTCGCCCTGACGACCCCGTTCATCTCGAGCAACCTGCGAAGCGGGCAGCAGCGCGACGTCATGTACGGCTTCCTCTCCGCGAACGGTGAGGCCGGCTCGACCCAGGGCAAGGTGGCCGAGGGGTACGGGCGGCTGACGCTGCTCGAGCTCCCGCGGGACACGGTTGTGCCAGGGCCGGGTCAGGCGCAGACGCGCTTCACGTCGAACCCGACCGTGAGCAAGGAGCTCAACCTGCTCAGCTCGGGCGCCTCCCAGGTCATCAACGGCAACCTGCTGTCCCTGCCCGCTGGCGACGGCATTCTCTACGTGCAGCCCGTCTACGTCCAGGCGAAGGAGGGCATCAAGATGCCGACCCTGCGCCGAGTCCTCGTGAACTTCGGAGAAGAGGTCGGGTTCGCACCCACGCTTGACGAGGCGCTCGACCAGATCTTCAAGGGATACGCGGCGAAGAGCGGAACGGGGTCCACCAGCACGCCTGCTGACAAGGACACGACGAAGCCGAACGCCTCCAAGCCCGCCTCAGACGAGCTGCGCCAGGCGCTCTCCAGCGCGAGCGAGGCGATGAAGCGCGGCCAGGACGCGCTCGCCAAGGGCGACTTCGCGGCCTACGGGACGGCCCAGGAGGACCTCAAGAAGGCCCTGGCCGCAGCCATCGCCGCCGAGGAGAAGGCGGCAAACACCAAGTAG
- a CDS encoding YlbL family protein has translation MSTVAPSPQPRRRRGRTASVVLGAGAVAVILGGAVIPYPYVIESPGPTYDVLKEDVIQVAGRPTYPATGSLSMTTVYLTGGPGQDVHGFDILGAWLRGDSRIVPEREIFPGDTTPEEIAHTSRLEMTNSQNAAVAAAYTRLGIPYQKRLVVQALVKGAPAAGVLKDGDQILAAGGGPVADVVALRKAVEASEGKPVALTVLRDGARRELTVKPVKQEQRWVLGVYLKNDFTFPFTPTFNLRDVGGPSAGMMFALGLLEELTPGDQTNGHAIAGTGTIQATGEVGPIGGIQQKMIGASRSGARYFLAPAANCGDVVGHVPSGMEVVRVATLEQAAAAVTAIGRGETRESNPQALPTCG, from the coding sequence ATGTCCACCGTGGCCCCCTCTCCTCAACCGCGCCGCCGCAGGGGCCGGACCGCCTCTGTTGTGCTCGGCGCCGGCGCCGTGGCCGTCATCCTCGGCGGCGCCGTCATCCCGTATCCGTACGTCATCGAGTCGCCCGGGCCGACCTACGACGTCCTCAAGGAGGACGTCATCCAGGTCGCCGGCCGGCCCACGTACCCGGCCACGGGCTCGCTCTCGATGACCACGGTCTACCTGACGGGCGGGCCCGGCCAGGATGTCCACGGATTCGACATCCTCGGGGCCTGGCTGCGCGGGGACAGCCGGATCGTCCCCGAGAGGGAGATCTTCCCCGGAGACACCACGCCGGAGGAGATCGCGCACACGAGCCGCCTCGAGATGACCAACTCGCAGAACGCCGCGGTCGCCGCCGCGTACACCCGCCTCGGGATCCCGTACCAGAAGAGGCTCGTCGTCCAGGCGCTCGTCAAGGGCGCGCCGGCGGCTGGCGTCCTCAAGGACGGGGACCAGATCCTCGCGGCGGGTGGGGGCCCCGTGGCTGACGTCGTCGCGCTCCGCAAAGCCGTGGAGGCCTCCGAGGGCAAGCCCGTGGCGCTGACCGTCCTGAGGGACGGGGCCCGGCGCGAGCTGACGGTCAAGCCGGTCAAGCAAGAGCAGCGCTGGGTCCTGGGGGTCTACCTGAAGAACGACTTCACGTTCCCGTTCACGCCGACGTTCAACCTCCGGGACGTGGGTGGCCCGAGCGCGGGCATGATGTTCGCCCTCGGCCTGCTCGAGGAGCTCACCCCGGGGGACCAGACCAACGGCCATGCGATCGCCGGGACGGGCACGATCCAGGCGACGGGGGAGGTGGGGCCCATCGGCGGGATCCAGCAGAAGATGATCGGCGCGTCCCGCTCGGGGGCCCGGTATTTCCTGGCGCCCGCCGCCAACTGCGGGGATGTCGTGGGCCACGTGCCGTCCGGCATGGAGGTCGTTCGGGTCGCCACGCTGGAGCAGGCCGCCGCCGCCGTGACCGCCATCGGGCGCGGCGAGACGAGGGAGAGCAATCCACAGGCGCTACCGACCTGCGGCTGA
- a CDS encoding PH domain-containing protein has product MGIFSPLHTHLTNPHIVAVIKPHYWRLGTYSPEVERARPAVVAAGTQELFDEPVMLFCGSSKSAAFFLADRVILVQAGLVGSRTRELRYDRVQVVRTKQGALTGEVVAEYAGGEVRIRMPASKVQEAARLLRSKAG; this is encoded by the coding sequence ATGGGCATCTTCTCCCCTCTGCACACCCACCTCACGAATCCGCACATTGTTGCCGTGATCAAACCCCACTACTGGCGGCTTGGCACCTATTCTCCGGAGGTGGAGCGTGCCCGGCCGGCCGTCGTCGCCGCGGGAACACAAGAGCTCTTCGACGAGCCCGTGATGCTCTTCTGCGGAAGCAGCAAGTCCGCTGCCTTTTTCCTCGCAGACCGCGTCATCCTTGTCCAGGCTGGCCTGGTGGGCTCGCGGACGCGCGAGCTCCGCTACGACCGCGTCCAGGTGGTGAGAACGAAGCAGGGAGCGCTCACCGGCGAGGTGGTGGCCGAGTACGCGGGCGGCGAGGTGAGAATCAGGATGCCGGCGAGCAAGGTCCAGGAGGCAGCGCGACTCTTGCGCTCGAAGGCCGGCTGA
- the thiD gene encoding bifunctional hydroxymethylpyrimidine kinase/phosphomethylpyrimidine kinase, with product MSQTNETTPAAAPASADARPGDTPQALARETDLARALAAATDRVPRVLSIAGTDPTGGAGLQADLKSFAAMGAYGMGVVTALVAQNTQGVRGVHTPPQSFLEEQLCSVSDDVEIDAVKIGMLGSADTVETVRRWLSDVRPPLVVFDPVMVASSGDRLLDDDAEAAVRGLVPLADLVTPNIPELAVLTGGAPARTWAEARRQAEDLAASAGVVVLLKGGHLEGEDANDAVVRADAITEVPGERIDTKNTHGTGCSLSSAMAALGAWGLTWEDALPRAKGWLTDALRAADALNVGRGHGPVDHGVRTRHLARPSSWAREQWDACADVRAASSQGRFVTRLAAGTLERARFEWYLAQDLLYLDEYARALASLAAVAPTRRAQAFWARASQECLEVEAALHLSHAREGSPEAAPMTRAYTDHLLAVSARGSYAELAAAVLPCFWLYQAVGEELAEAARPEHPYVDWLATYGTDEFRESTRVAIELTDEAAGHAGPEERSRMAAAFRRSMELERDFFDAPCDALLEPQPLPQR from the coding sequence ATGAGCCAGACCAACGAGACCACGCCGGCCGCCGCGCCAGCTTCCGCAGACGCGCGCCCGGGGGACACGCCCCAGGCTCTCGCCCGCGAGACGGACCTGGCACGGGCCCTGGCCGCCGCAACTGACCGGGTGCCCCGCGTCCTGAGCATTGCCGGAACGGATCCCACGGGCGGCGCTGGGCTCCAGGCGGATCTCAAGTCCTTCGCCGCCATGGGGGCGTACGGCATGGGCGTCGTGACCGCGCTCGTCGCGCAGAACACGCAGGGCGTCCGCGGCGTCCACACCCCGCCGCAGTCCTTCCTCGAGGAGCAGCTGTGCAGCGTGTCGGACGACGTCGAGATCGACGCAGTCAAAATCGGCATGCTCGGCTCGGCCGACACCGTCGAGACGGTCCGGCGCTGGCTCAGCGACGTCAGGCCCCCGCTTGTGGTCTTCGATCCGGTCATGGTCGCCTCGAGCGGTGACCGCCTCCTTGATGACGACGCCGAGGCCGCCGTCCGGGGTCTCGTGCCGCTGGCCGACCTGGTCACGCCCAACATCCCCGAGCTCGCCGTCCTGACCGGGGGCGCGCCCGCCCGGACGTGGGCCGAGGCGCGCCGCCAAGCCGAGGACCTCGCGGCCTCCGCGGGCGTCGTCGTCCTGCTCAAGGGAGGGCACCTCGAGGGCGAGGACGCGAACGACGCCGTGGTCCGCGCTGACGCGATCACCGAGGTTCCGGGGGAGCGGATTGACACGAAGAACACCCACGGGACCGGCTGCTCGCTCTCCTCGGCGATGGCCGCCCTTGGCGCGTGGGGGCTGACCTGGGAGGATGCGCTGCCCAGGGCGAAGGGGTGGCTGACGGACGCGCTGCGGGCCGCCGATGCCCTGAACGTTGGCCGCGGGCACGGGCCCGTGGACCATGGGGTGCGCACCCGGCATCTCGCGCGGCCGTCCTCGTGGGCGCGCGAGCAGTGGGATGCGTGCGCGGACGTGCGGGCCGCGTCGTCGCAGGGCCGGTTCGTCACTCGGCTCGCGGCGGGGACGCTGGAGCGCGCCCGATTCGAGTGGTACCTCGCCCAGGACCTGCTCTACCTGGACGAGTACGCTCGCGCCCTGGCGAGCCTTGCGGCCGTGGCCCCGACTCGTCGGGCGCAGGCCTTCTGGGCCCGGGCCTCGCAGGAGTGCCTCGAGGTGGAGGCGGCCCTGCACTTGTCCCACGCGCGCGAGGGGTCGCCCGAGGCCGCGCCGATGACCCGGGCGTACACGGATCACCTCCTCGCCGTCAGCGCGCGCGGCAGCTACGCGGAGCTCGCCGCGGCCGTCCTCCCGTGCTTCTGGCTGTACCAGGCCGTGGGGGAGGAGCTCGCCGAGGCGGCGCGGCCCGAGCACCCGTATGTGGACTGGCTTGCGACGTACGGGACGGACGAGTTCCGGGAGTCCACGCGCGTGGCCATCGAGCTGACGGACGAGGCCGCGGGGCACGCCGGCCCGGAAGAACGCTCGCGGATGGCGGCCGCGTTCCGGCGCTCCATGGAGCTGGAGCGGGACTTCTTCGACGCACCGTGCGACGCGCTGCTCGAGCCGCAGCCCCTGCCTCAGCGGTAG